Proteins encoded in a region of the Perognathus longimembris pacificus isolate PPM17 chromosome 11, ASM2315922v1, whole genome shotgun sequence genome:
- the Lce6a gene encoding late cornified envelope protein 6A: MSQQKQPSGEPPSAPKCSPPQCPHTQCLVPCGAPCAAPLSCLPKLPAQCPAHPKRARRQPSCVSGGTTYPCKEEEC, encoded by the coding sequence ATGTCACAGCAGAAGCAGCCATCCGGGGAACCTCCAAGCGCTCCCAAATGCTCCCCACCTCAGTGCCCACATACCCAGTGCCTGGTCCCCTGCGGGGCTCCATGTGCTGCTCCCCTTTCCTGTCTTCCAAAGCTCCCTGCGCAGTGTCCAGCCCACCCCAAGAGAGCTCGCAGACAGCCTAGCTGTGTCAGCGGAGGCACCACCTACCCCTGCAAAGAGGAGGAATGCTAA